In Sinorhizobium mexicanum, the DNA window GCGAACTGCTTCGCCCGAAAGCTGCCGCCGCGGTGGCGTAGACGGTCGGGTAGCGGACGGCGAGATAGTTCAGCGCGCGATGTTCATCCATCGCCCCGGCGTTGTCCGTCATTTGTATGATCCTGTCGAAGAGCTCCTCGGCTGCCGGCCGAAACTCCTTTGCGTCAATCTTCTCGGGTTTCGGAATCGACTTTATGAGCGCCTCGCGATCGAACGAGTAGATTTGGTCGAACATCACTATGGGAACCATCAGTCCGTTACAGAATTCCGGCGGCGCAATGGGGCCACGCAGACCGACGACCACGTCAATGTCATCAGGGCTGGGTGTAGGGCGGATAGCGCCCAGCAATTGACTGATGTCCACTGGGTCACGAGGTAATAGGATGTAGGTCTCTAAGCCTTGAATACTCAGCACCCAGCATATCTGACGTGCGAGGTAGCGGTTCTCAGGCTTCGACAGGACCGCATGTAAAGCTTGTTGATCTGTTTTTCCCGCGGTTTCAGCGCGACTGGTGACTTGAGCAAATTCCTTTTCCACGCTGAGCTTTGGAAACCGCGCTTCAATGCGGCCCGACGCGTATACGTATGACGCGGGCATGGAATCTGCCCCTGTCGGACAGGTGGGACAAGTCACGTCCTTGGACGGCGGATTTGCTTCGCCCGCAGTCTGCGATGGCAGGATCACAGGAATGTCGGGTCTGTTCGCTCTTGACAGAGTCGTTTCTTCATTCAGCTCACTTGCCATGGTCTCTTTGCCTCCCAATAATCTATTTCCCTGAGACACGTCCCGTGAAGACAAGCCAGCGATTGAGCACACTCGCCCTGTGCTCGCACCCACCGCACGGATTGATTCCAAAGTTACGAGTCACACGCCTGACAACATCGCCAAGGCCAACTTCCTCCTCGGTAACGAACCCCGGCAAGTGCACGCGATAAAGTTGACGCTCAGCGTTTCCTAGTCCTTCACTTGTGTTTTCATCCTTCGACATGCTGTTGGCTCTTCATGTTTTGGTACGCTACCCAAGCATTCAATAGGGGTGGGACTACCGTGGTTCTTCGTTGGCTACGATTCCTGGTAAGCGCCAATTTCACATCTGCTGCGCTCGCCTGTGGAAATTCCGACCACAGGAGTCCAATGGTCCCGGTCACAAAAGGCGCCGCGGCGCTCGTGCCTCCCAAAGTAAGTGCCTGGTCCCGCGCACTCAGGCTGGTTACCTTATCTCCGGGTGCGCCTAGGCCGCGTTGGCCAATAGATTTTCCGAGATTCGAGTGGTCCATGGGTCTGCCTTGCAGATCATAGGCGACAACGGGCAGAACCCACGGATGGCAAGTGATGACCGTGCTGCCCAGCGTTCCCTGATTACCAGCCGCCACGACCACGATCACTCCGCGCTTGGCCGCGTGTCCCAAAGCTTCGTCCAATAGGCGCCCATCTTTGAGACTCGGCTGAGCGAGGGCGGCGCTTATATTTACGACGCAAGCTCCCGCATCAATGCAGTCAAGAATGGCTTGGCCGAGTTCCTCGGGTGTCGCGCTCGGCATATCGCCGTTCGCTTGGCTCATTTCAGTGAAGATGGGGCGGACGAGGAGTGTGCACTCGGGGCAAATCGCTGGGGCGACTGATCCCCGTTTGGCTGACAGAATTCCCGCTACAAATGTGCCATGCGCGCATGCTGCGCTGTCAGGCCTGACGCACGTGCCATTTGTCACGCCTGGCACTTCGCGCACGCTGGAAGCCGCTAGGTCGACGTGGTTCATAACGATGGGTCCGTCGATCAATCCGATCGCCACGTCAGATCGACCGCGAGTGCGTTCCATCAGGCCGCGAAGTTTCACTAGTTCCAAGGGTTCCATTGACGGTTCTCGATCTTCAGTTTCTATTCGAGAACTCTGCTTTGGCGCGCAATTACTCACAAAAACTCACCCTGCTCCATCGGAGCAGAACAGCCAACTGAGTCTGCACAATAATCGTCCTGGAAGCCACCGCATCCCGATGACAACCACCGGACCCGCTATCGGACAGCGAAGACAAACTAAAACCTACACCAAAAAAGTTCAATTGTGGAGTCGGAAATACGACCTGCCCCAAAGTACGGATCCGCCCATAAGCGAGTCGAAAGGAGGTTCCGATGCCTAAGAGGAGATACACGCCAGAGGAGACATGACGAAGCTGCGCCAGGCCGATGTGCTGCTGGAACGGCGCAACCGAGGACAATCTGACCAAGGCGCTCGAATTGGACGAGACTGCGCCGCCCATATCGCGCTCGCCCCTAACTCTCCTCAGGCCCATAGCGTACTCGGTTGCGTAGAGACTTTCAGGGTCGGCACGAAGATGCCGTCGGGCGTTTCGCGCAGGCCCATCGGCTCGATCCTCAATTCGACATGTCCCTGCATTTCCTCGGAAGTGCCCTTTTGGCGCTTGGCCGCTTCCCCGAGGCTGACACCACCTTTAAGCGGCGGCTGGCGCTGGCGCCGCGCACCGACATGATGCGCTTCTATCTCGCCTGCCTCTACGGTCACACCGGGCGCCGCGACGAAGCGCGCCGTTACTGGCAGGAGACACTGGAGGTCAATCCCGCCTTTCCGTCGAACATGTCAGGCAGTTTCTGCCGTACCGGGATCCCAACCAGCTCGATCGGCCGATGGACGGACCGCGCAACGCCAGAATCGCGGTCTGATCAGGCATCCCTGTCGCTCGCTATTTGCCTTCCGAGCGGCTTCGCGTCGCTATATTTGCAACTGTGTTCTTCGGAGCCGACTTCAAGGGCAATCCTCGGCATTCATTCAAGTGGAAGATTTTGCATCCGAAAGGATGCAAGTTTCGTCCCAGTAGGCAAAGGCGATGCGACTATCGCGGATAGCAAATGCGCCACATCCTCGCCGGCCCGATGTATCGCGCCATTCGAGTACTACACTAGCACCTATTTCGTAT includes these proteins:
- a CDS encoding S8 family peptidase → MEPLELVKLRGLMERTRGRSDVAIGLIDGPIVMNHVDLAASSVREVPGVTNGTCVRPDSAACAHGTFVAGILSAKRGSVAPAICPECTLLVRPIFTEMSQANGDMPSATPEELGQAILDCIDAGACVVNISAALAQPSLKDGRLLDEALGHAAKRGVIVVVAAGNQGTLGSTVITCHPWVLPVVAYDLQGRPMDHSNLGKSIGQRGLGAPGDKVTSLSARDQALTLGGTSAAAPFVTGTIGLLWSEFPQASAADVKLALTRNRSQRRTTVVPPLLNAWVAYQNMKSQQHVEG
- a CDS encoding tetratricopeptide repeat protein, which encodes MALGRFPEADTTFKRRLALAPRTDMMRFYLACLYGHTGRRDEARRYWQETLEVNPAFPSNMSGSFCRTGIPTSSIGRWTDRATPESRSDQASLSLAICLPSGFASLYLQLCSSEPTSRAILGIHSSGRFCIRKDASFVPVGKGDATIADSKCATSSPARCIAPFEYYTSTYFV